A genomic window from Glycine max cultivar Williams 82 chromosome 17, Glycine_max_v4.0, whole genome shotgun sequence includes:
- the LOC121173869 gene encoding secreted RxLR effector protein 78-like — protein sequence MIVMSHLIDERQTAFVKGRQLLHGVLVANVVVEEARRSKRSCLVFKVDFEKAYDSMSWQFLFYMMRRMGFHERWISWIKGCLISASISILVNGSPTTEFKPQRGLRQGDPLAPPII from the coding sequence ATGATAGTCATGTCTCACCTCATTGATGAAAGGCAGACAGCTTTTGTAAAAGGTAGACAACTGCTTCATGGAGTCCTGGTTGCTAATGTGGTAGTTGAGGAGGCTAGGAGGTCTAAGAGGTCTTGCTTGGTATTTAAAGTGGATTTTGAAAAGGCCTATGACTCTAtgtcttggcaattccttttcTACATGATGAGAAGAATGGGGTTCCATGAGAGATGGATAAGCTGGATCAAGGGGTGCCTCATCTCAGCTTCTATATCTATCCTAGTGAATGGCAGCCCAACCACTGAATTTAAGCCTCAAAGAGGCTTGAGACAAGGGGATCCTTTGGCCCcccctattatttga